A region of Sphingomonas crusticola DNA encodes the following proteins:
- a CDS encoding GDSL-type esterase/lipase family protein: MIGFAAAAALSFSGNCVGGLCNAEELRPFFTKLTHAAARPVHILQIGDSHTAGDAITGAWRDLLQQKYGSAGRGVLPPGRPYNGYLTHGITATMSPGWRIASDFGSAWSQPSPPLGLSAFTLTSTSEGATMALTADPTEAFDRFTVCAIVRPGAGSLTLRAGVDSVTFNLASVTERPECRTLQLTQTATTADLTVSGGPATLTSWATFRGKSGVTLSNLGVVSSQLMHWARTDDAVLAEELGTYRPDLIVLAFGTNEGFAPRFNSFEYEVTLRTQIGRIRRLAGNVPILLLGAPDALSRRPEMRSNAPGEQALDCGAPVASAQPVARESVIGTIMDRLRNSIGMTPSEPPPSSPPPPPVSVASGTSRGSLFPPAALAAVRASQRSVASSLNVAFWDWEGRMGGRCTADRWVHANPPLMRTDYVHYTSAGGREIAQRLQDDLDKAAAR, translated from the coding sequence GCCGCCGCCGCGCTGTCCTTCTCCGGCAATTGTGTCGGGGGTCTGTGCAACGCCGAAGAGCTTCGGCCGTTTTTCACGAAGCTGACACATGCGGCGGCGCGGCCGGTTCATATCCTGCAGATTGGGGACAGCCATACTGCGGGCGACGCGATCACCGGCGCCTGGCGTGACCTGCTGCAACAGAAATATGGGTCGGCGGGGCGTGGTGTGCTGCCGCCAGGGCGGCCCTATAACGGCTATCTTACGCACGGTATTACCGCGACGATGTCGCCCGGATGGAGGATCGCGAGCGATTTCGGTTCGGCCTGGTCGCAGCCATCGCCCCCACTGGGCCTGAGCGCCTTTACGCTCACCAGCACGAGCGAAGGGGCGACGATGGCGTTGACGGCCGATCCAACCGAGGCCTTCGATCGCTTCACCGTCTGTGCGATCGTGCGCCCGGGTGCCGGCAGCCTCACGCTTCGCGCCGGCGTCGACAGCGTCACCTTCAACTTGGCTTCGGTCACCGAGCGCCCGGAATGTCGCACGCTGCAGCTCACCCAGACTGCGACCACTGCCGACCTGACCGTCAGCGGCGGCCCCGCGACACTTACGTCATGGGCGACGTTCCGCGGGAAAAGCGGGGTGACGCTGTCCAACCTCGGCGTCGTGAGCTCGCAACTGATGCATTGGGCAAGGACCGATGATGCCGTGCTGGCCGAGGAACTCGGCACCTATCGTCCCGACCTGATCGTGCTCGCTTTCGGCACGAACGAAGGCTTCGCGCCGCGCTTCAACAGTTTCGAATATGAGGTGACCCTGCGCACCCAGATCGGCCGCATCCGCCGGCTGGCGGGCAATGTTCCGATCCTGCTGCTCGGCGCACCCGACGCACTGAGCCGCCGGCCGGAGATGCGCAGCAACGCGCCCGGCGAGCAGGCGCTGGATTGCGGCGCGCCCGTCGCCAGTGCGCAGCCGGTCGCACGCGAAAGCGTGATCGGAACGATCATGGACCGGTTGCGCAACAGCATCGGCATGACACCGAGCGAACCCCCGCCGTCGTCCCCGCCGCCGCCGCCAGTCTCGGTTGCGAGCGGCACCAGCCGAGGCTCGCTGTTCCCGCCGGCGGCACTGGCCGCAGTCCGTGCCTCGCAGCGCAGCGTCGCCTCGTCGCTCAACGTTGCGTTTTGGGATTGGGAAGGGCGCATGGGCGGGCGTTGCACCGCGGATCGCTGGGTTCACGCCAATCCGCCGCTGATGCGGACGGACTATGTCCATTATACGAGCGCGGGCGGGCGTGAGATCGCGCAACGGCTGCAAGATGACCTCGACAAGGCCGCGGCGCGGTGA